The genomic segment GCATCAGCGGTTTTTTGACTATCCTCTTTACCTTGTGCAGTGGTGTGCTGTGGGCGCAGGTTATTATCGCCGGCAGTGCGATGGCGCCTGCGCTCTCCGGCTTGAGTTACGCCATGACAGGCGTCGTCGCGTTTCTGATGTGCATGCAGGCCCGCCAGGCGCTGCTGGCTTTTGTGCCAGGCACGTTTATCGGCGCCTGCGCGACTTTCGCAGGGCAGGGCGACTGGAAAAGTGTGGTGCCAGCGCTGCTTCTGGGGCTGCTGTTTGGCGTGGCGATGAAGTGCAGCGGTAACTGGCTCGGCGCGC from the Cronobacter condimenti 1330 genome contains:
- a CDS encoding DUF1097 domain-containing protein: MNRHFSLAFTTGLLSALWAWAAVALGLPSWAGFLGCTAWFASPKGGISGFLTILFTLCSGVLWAQVIIAGSAMAPALSGLSYAMTGVVAFLMCMQARQALLAFVPGTFIGACATFAGQGDWKSVVPALLLGLLFGVAMKCSGNWLGARHEAKKTTVTE